The region TGCTTCTCGCCGTGATCGCGGGTGCGGGCATCGGCCCGCAGCCTGCGACCGAAGGCGGTCCTCCGGGCGGACCTGCCTGCGCCGAGTGGACCGATGGATGTGTCGTGTGTCGCCGCACGCCCGATGGACTTGCCTGCTCGACGCCGGGCATCGCCTGCGTGCCGGCTGCGCCCCGATGCCTCAGGCCCACGGGCGTTCCGATCTAGAATTTGTCGGACGCATCTTTTCGCGCAAAGCCGGTTCTCACTTTCGCGTTCGACGCTCTACGGAATCGTCTTGTCCGGATAGCGGCACAGGTCGTTGATCGGACAGCGCCAGCATTCGGGGCGGCGAGCCTTGCAGATGTAGCGGCCGTGCAGGATCAGCCAGTGATGGGCGTGCAGCCGGTACTCGTCCGGAATGAGGGCCTCGAGCGCGACCTGCGTGTCCAAGGGCGTTTTGGTGATGGCCAGCGGAATCCGGTTGGTAACGCGGAAGATATGCGTGTCGACCGCGATGCGCGGATCCTTGAAGGCGATGTTGACCACGACGCTCGCGGTCTTGCGCCCGACGCCCGGCAGGGTTTCCAGCACCTCGACGGAATTCGGCACGTCGCCACCGAACTCGTCCACGAGGCGCCTCGCAGCCGCGATGACGTTCTTGGCTTTCGTGTTGTAGAAGTTGAGCGTCCTGATGTGCCCGCGCAGGCCCTCCTCGCCGAGAGCGAGCATTTTCTGCGGCGTGTCGGCGACGGGAAAGAGGTTTCTCGTCGCCTTGTTGACGCCGACATCGGTCGATTGCGCCGAGAGCGCCACGGCGACCAGCAGCGTATAGGGATTGGTGTAGTCGAGCTCGCCCTTGGGCTCCGGGTTGGCCGCGTGCAGGCGCCGGAAGACCTCGACCATCGTCGCCCGGTCGACGGGCTTCGGGGTGCGCTTGCGAAGCGCCTTCCCGACCGCCTTCGCCGGAACGGCCGGCTTCGATTTCGAGCTCGAATTTGCCTTGGCGATACGTCGGGGGGATGGCTTCAGATCGGACATTTCTGCGTTATACTTGAGGCATGGCAAGCGGCAAGGCATCCTATGGCGAGATCGACCGGTTCGAGCGGCCGGTGTTCTCGGCCGTGATCCGTCCGCACCGGTCCCTGAGCCCGCAGGGCTTCAGGACCCTGATGGTGCTGGTCTGCCTCACCTCGATCGTGGCGAGCCTGCCCTTCGTGATCATGGGGTTCTGGCCGGTGGCCGGCTTCTTCGGTCTCGATTTCCTGGGCCTCTACATCGCCTTCCGGGTCAGCTACCGCCAGGGCCAGGCCTTCGAGCTTCTGGAGCTGACGCCGATCCGGCTTCTGTTCCGCAAGGTGAGCCCCTGCGGCGACGTGAAGGATTGGCAGTTCAACCCGCTCTGGACCCGCATCGACCGCGAAATCGACGATGAGTACGGCATGCAGCACCTCTCGTTGAACTTCCGCAACGTGCATGTGGAAATCGCGCGCGACCTGTCTCCGCCGGAGCGGGAGACCCTGGCCGATGCCCTCGGACGGGCCCTGGCGGATGTGAAACGGGGTCATTGAGCAAAAAATTCCAGCCGTTTGGGGCCCGCAGCTTGCGCTGCGAGCCTTTCAGGAGATCGAGGGTGGCGCGACGGGCCGTCCGGCTCGCTGTGTTAAGTTAGCTAGAAGAACCCGACGGCTCCTCGCGCACGGTTCTTTTAGGCGTTTCGACTTGGACCAGCGCAGGGCTGCCAAGGGCCTCCTGCCGCCGGCTGCGTGACCGGCGGACAGGACCGTGCCGGATCCCACACCGTGCGACGCCTCGCGAAGCGCGCCCCTCGTCGGATCAGGCTGTGCAACGATATAGCCAAGGTCCACGCCCCTGT is a window of Microvirga lotononidis DNA encoding:
- the nth gene encoding endonuclease III, whose product is MSDLKPSPRRIAKANSSSKSKPAVPAKAVGKALRKRTPKPVDRATMVEVFRRLHAANPEPKGELDYTNPYTLLVAVALSAQSTDVGVNKATRNLFPVADTPQKMLALGEEGLRGHIRTLNFYNTKAKNVIAAARRLVDEFGGDVPNSVEVLETLPGVGRKTASVVVNIAFKDPRIAVDTHIFRVTNRIPLAITKTPLDTQVALEALIPDEYRLHAHHWLILHGRYICKARRPECWRCPINDLCRYPDKTIP
- a CDS encoding DUF2244 domain-containing protein — protein: MASGKASYGEIDRFERPVFSAVIRPHRSLSPQGFRTLMVLVCLTSIVASLPFVIMGFWPVAGFFGLDFLGLYIAFRVSYRQGQAFELLELTPIRLLFRKVSPCGDVKDWQFNPLWTRIDREIDDEYGMQHLSLNFRNVHVEIARDLSPPERETLADALGRALADVKRGH